Below is a window of Cryobacterium sp. PAMC25264 DNA.
GATCGGGAAGCCGGTGGCCTTGCTGGCCAGAGCCGACGAGCGGGAGACGCGCGGGTTCATCTCGATCACGATGATGCGGCCGTTGGCCGGGTCGATGGCGAACTGGATGTTGCAGCCACCGGTGTCGACGCCGACGGCGCGGATGATGTCGATGCCGATGTCGCGCAGCTTCTGGTACTCACGGTCGGTGAGCGTGAGGGCCGGGGCGACGGTGATCGAGTCGCCGGTGTGCACGCCGACGGGGTCGACGTTCTCGATCGAGCAGACGACCACCGTGTTGTCGGCGGTGTCGCGCATCATCTCGAGCTCGTATTCCTTCCAGCCCAGGATCGACTCCTCAAGGAGCACCTCGGTGGTCGGGCTCTGGTGCAGGCCATCGCCGACGATGCGGCGCAGCTCCTCCTCGGTGTACGCGAAGCCGGAGCCGAGACCGCCCATGGTGAAGGACGGGCGCACCACAAGCGGGTAGCCGAGGTCTGCGGCGAAGCCGACGGCTTCCTCCACGGTGTGGGCGATGTAGGACTTGGCCACGTCGGCGCCGGCATCCAGCACCAGTTGCTTGAAGATCTGGCGGTCCTCGCCCTTGTTGATGGCTTCGAAGCTGGCGCCGATGAGTTCGACGTTGTACTTCTCCAGGATGCCGCGCTCGTGCAGGGCGATGGCCGCGTTGAGGGCCGTCTGGCCGCCCAGGGTCGGCAGGATCGCATCCGGTCGTTCCTTGGCGATGATGGTCTCGAGGATCTCCGGGGTGATCGGCTCGATGTACGTCGCGTCGGCGAAGTCGGGGTCGGTCATGATGGTGGCCGGGTTGGAGTTGACCAGGATGACCCGGACCCCTTCCTCGCGCAGGACCCGGCAGGCCTGGGTGCCCGAGTAGTCGAACTCACAGGCCTGGCCGATGACGATCGGGCCGGATCCGATGACGAGGACGCTGTTGATATCGTCGCGCTTGGGCATTACTTGGCGTCTCCTGCTCCGGCGGCCGCGTGCGCGACAACCACATCCCTGAACCTGTCGAAAAGATAGTTGGCGTCGTGCGGGCCGGCCGCGGACTCCGGGTGGTATTGCACCGAGAATGCCGGGATGTCCAGGCATCTGATGCCCTCGACGACCTGGTCGTTGAGGCTGTAGTGGCTCACTTCCACCCGGCCGAAGCCGGTGCGGGACTCGCTGATGCCCTCGATGGGCATGTCCACGGCGAAGCCGTGGTTCTGCGAGGTGATCTCGACCCGGCCGGTGGCCTTGTCGAGCACCGGCTGGTTGATGCCGCGATGGCCGAAGGGCAGCTTGTAGGTGCTGAAGCCGAGGGCCCGGCCGAGCAGCTGGTTGCCGAAGCAGATGCCGAAGTACGGCACCCCGGCGCGCAGGACCTCCTGCAGGAGGGTGACGTGGGCGTCGCTGGCGGCGGGGTCGCCGGGGCCGTTCGAGAAGAACAGGGCGGACGGGTTGAGCGAGAGCACGTGCTCGGCGGTGACCGACTGGGGCAGCACGAACACCTCGAAGCCCCGCTCGGCGAGGTAGGTGAGGGTGGATGTCTTCACGCCGAGGTCGAGCACGGCGACGGAGCCGATGCGCTCACCCTGCGCGGGCAGGGAGTAGGGCTCGACGGTGGAGACCTCGTCGGAGAGGTTGCGGCCGCGCATGCTGGCGCCGCCGCGGACGAGTTCGAGCTGTTCGCCCTCGGAGATGTCGTAGCTCTCGCCCGAGAAGATGCCGCTGCGCATGGCGCCGAGTGACCGGATGTGCCGGGTGATCGCGCGGGTGTCGATGCCGCTGATGCCTACGACGCCGTTGGACTCGAGGTCGGTGTCGAGGCTGCGCTGGGAGCGGAAGTTGGAGGGCGTGCGGGCGGGCTCGCGCACCACGAAGCCGGAAACCCAGATGCGGGAGGACTCCATGTCTTCGTCGTTGGCTCCCGTGTTGCCGATGTGCGGGGCCGTCATGAGGACGATCTGACCGGCGTAGGACGGGTCGGTGAGGGTCTCCTGGTAACCGGTCATGCCGGTGGCGAAGACGATCTCACCGAGGGTCTGGCCACGGCTGCCGTAGGCGCGTCCCACGTAGCGGCTGCCATCTTCGAGGACGAGCACGGCCGGGGCCGGTGTGTTTGTTGGGTAGCTCACGGGCTACACCTCACTTTCTTCGGTGCCGAATGCAGTACTGCCGGGGGTGCCAGTGGCACGCCCGGTGAGAGTGGTGATGGCCTCGCTGATCGCGGTGCGATCGGCGGGGTCGCTGAAACGGAAGTAGCTGTCGACGCTGACGGGGGCGTCCGGGGCTGCGGTGCCGGCCGGACCGTTCTGGCCGTCCGTACGGTTCAACCGCCAGCCGAGCAGCAACAGCCCGCCGGGTTCGACGGCGCGGTCGATGGCCCAGGTGGCGTGGGTGACGAGCTCAACGGCATCCGCGGGGATGAAGAGTGCCGCAGAGCCCGCGAGCTCGAGGAGCACGCCCTGTTCGGTGACGGACACTCCCCCGCGCGCCCGGAAGCCGAGCCCGGGGATGTTGAGGCGCTCAAGCGGCTGGTCCCTGGGCGTCGTGGCCACGTAGAGGGCCGCGGCCGAGGCGAGCTCGCGGCTGCTGGCAGCCGGCTGCGGGTAGCCGGCGGGCAGGGCGGCATCCCGGCGGCTGCGGCGGCGCCAGGAGCGCAGCATCAGCAGCAGCACGACGACCAGGACCAGCGCGGTGATGAGCGTCGCGACGGTGCGGCTACTCATGCGCGCTCCGTGCCGCGTGGACATCGGCCGGGCTACGGAGCACACCATCCAGGACGGTGGCGTAGCCGTTGTGGAACGTCGCCATCACCTGTCCGGGCAGGGTCATCTCGAGGTAGGGCGAGTTGATGCCCTTGCCCACGAGGTTCTCGCGGCCGAAGACCCGGCGGGCGTTCGGGTCGTACAGGGTGATCTCGGCGGCAGAGCCGACCGTGAGCTGACCGGTGTGACCGGAGATCCGGCCGATGCGCGCCGGCGTGGTGGAGAATACCCGGACCAGATCGGCCCAGTTCAGGTAGCCCGACTCGACCACGGAGGCGTGGGCCACGGAGAGGGCGGATTCGAGCCCGACCATCCCGTTGGCGGCGGCATCCCACTCGCAGTCCTTGGACTCGGTGGGGTGCGGTGCGTGGTCGGTGGCGATGATGTCGATGGTGCCGTCGGCCAGGCCCTGGCGCAGCGCGTCCACGTCTTCCCGACGGCGGAGCGGCGGGTTGACCTTGTACCGGGCGTCGTAACCGGCGACCAGTTCCTCGGTGAGCAGCAGGTGGTGGGGGGTGACCTCGGCGGTGACGTTGATGCCCGGGCCTTGGCCCAGCGCACCACGTCGACGGCCCCGGCGGTGGAGACGTGGCAGACGTGCAACCGGGAGCCGACGTGTTCGGCCAACAGCACGTCGCGGGCGATGATCGATTCCTCGGCCACGGCCGGCCAGCCGGTGAGTCCGAGCTCGCCGGACAGGGCACCCTCGTTCATCTGGG
It encodes the following:
- the carA gene encoding glutamine-hydrolyzing carbamoyl-phosphate synthase small subunit, with product MSYPTNTPAPAVLVLEDGSRYVGRAYGSRGQTLGEIVFATGMTGYQETLTDPSYAGQIVLMTAPHIGNTGANDEDMESSRIWVSGFVVREPARTPSNFRSQRSLDTDLESNGVVGISGIDTRAITRHIRSLGAMRSGIFSGESYDISEGEQLELVRGGASMRGRNLSDEVSTVEPYSLPAQGERIGSVAVLDLGVKTSTLTYLAERGFEVFVLPQSVTAEHVLSLNPSALFFSNGPGDPAASDAHVTLLQEVLRAGVPYFGICFGNQLLGRALGFSTYKLPFGHRGINQPVLDKATGRVEITSQNHGFAVDMPIEGISESRTGFGRVEVSHYSLNDQVVEGIRCLDIPAFSVQYHPESAAGPHDANYLFDRFRDVVVAHAAAGAGDAK